In the genome of Vicia villosa cultivar HV-30 ecotype Madison, WI linkage group LG7, Vvil1.0, whole genome shotgun sequence, one region contains:
- the LOC131616459 gene encoding 17.4 kDa class III heat shock protein-like codes for MSLFDMDLSGVVNSLFNLHETPRIHENHESRKTSTSIPVDILDTPKEYIFIMDFPGLSKSEIQVTVEEENTLVIKSNGKRKRQDGEDEKSNGKRKLRDGEEEEGCKYLRLERRAPQKMVRKFRLPENANVSAITAKCENGVLTVVVEKQNPPPKAKTVEVAIA; via the exons ATGAGTTTGTTCGACATGGATTTGAGTGGTGTAGTGAACAGTTTATTCAATCTTCATGAAACTCCTAGGATTCATGAGAATCATGAGAGCAGAAAAACTTCCACTAGTATCCCAGTTGACATTCTGGATACTCCTAAAGAGTATATATTCATCATGGATTTTCCTGGTCTCTCCAAGTCTGAAATTCAG GTGACAGTTGAAGAAGAGAACACACTTGTGATAAAGAGCAATGGAAAAAGGAAACGCCAAGATGGAGAAGATGAAAAGAGCAATGGAAAAAGGAAACTCCgagatggagaagaagaagaaggctgCAAGTACCTAAGGCTGGAGAGAAGAGCACCACAGAAAATGGTGAGGAAGTTCCGTTTGCCAGAGAATGCTAATGTGTCAGCTATAACAGCTAAATGTGAGAATGGAGTTCTCACTGTGGTTGTAGAGAAGCAGAATCCACCTCCAAAAGCAAAAACAGTTGAAGTTGCCATTGCTTAA
- the LOC131616457 gene encoding phosphoinositide phosphatase SAC2-like isoform X2, which translates to MEKSVGVVVDGVDSKSCYMQKFRLYETRSRFYMIGRDKSRTFWRVLKIDRLEASELNIVEDPTLYSEAECCDILKRIHDGNKSTGGLKFVTTCYGIIGFIKFLEPYYMLLITKRKKIGTICGHAVYAITKSEMVPIPHPSVRSKLAYSKDENRYKKLLCSMDLTKDFFYSYSYNIMLSLQKNLSGHNVVGQSLYETLFVWNEYLTRGIRNTLQNTSWTVALVYGFFKQVNLSISGREFNMIIIARRSRHYAGTRYLKRGVNKRGRVANDVETEQIVFADASNGSPMQISSVVQIRGSIPLFWSQEASPLNMKPDIILSHKDAMFEATKLHFDNLVTRYGNPIIILNLIKTREKRPRETILRTEFANAVKSINQNLSKEEQLRFLHWDLHRHSRRKATNVLLQLGKVAAFALKLTGIFYCPVTPNMKLEGLFPYSFSENNNIIDENKDDSGDDESKDYGVKPKTLQSGVLRTNCIDCLDRTNVAQYAYGLVALGSQLQALGFTEDPHIDLDNPLAKEVMSAYESMGDTLAFQYGGSAAHNKIFSERRGQWKAAAQSQELIRTIQRYYNNTYLDGAKQKAINIFLGHFQPQQGKPLLWELDSDQHYNVGSYGPNLADGIDGSFIRRSQSDGDIISESDATIRNLHAPDCQHSFKNPDKRSLLESTSDSFTCGSSICNCRQIYGGTGKDKYSESDHICYAEHEDACDCSNFLDVDSLSSGNSCEEELLERSISIASDNIANDQITEVPASESGPILKEKQSEEKLNKSGKHTDSFEKWVTHGEMLYV; encoded by the exons ATGGAGAAAagtgttggtgttgttgttgatggAGTTGACTCCAAGTCTTGCTACATGCAGAAGTTTAGGCTCTATGAAACTCGTTCG AGATTCTACATGATTGGAAGAGACAAAAGCAGAACATTTTGGAGGGTCTTAAAGATCGACAGATTGGAGGCATCCGAGTTAAATATCGTCGAAGATCCTACATTATACTCAGAAGCCGAGTGTTGTGACATTTTGAAGCGTATTCATGACGGAAACAAGTCTACTGGGGGGCTTAAATTCGTAACAACATGCTATGGAATCATCG GATTTATCAAATTTCTTGAGCCATACTACATGCTGCTTATAACAAAACGGAAGAAGATTGGCACGATATGCGGACATGCTGTATACGCTATCACAAAGAGCGAAATGGTTCCGATTCCACATCCAAGTGTGCGATCGAAATTGGCATATTCTAAGGATgagaacag aTACAAGAAGCTTCTATGCAGTATGGATCTTACAAAGGACTTCTTTTACAGCTACTCCTACAACATCATGCTAAGTCTTCAAAAGAACTTATCTGGTCATAATGTTGTCGGACAATCACTTTATGAAACACTTTTTGTTTGGAATGAGTACTTAACTCGCGGAATCAGGAATACTCTCCAGAATACTTCCTGGACTGTTGCCTTAGTCTATGGCTTTTTTAAACAG GTTAACCTTTCTATATCTGGCCGTGAGTTCAACATGATAATTATTGCTAGGCGTTCAAGGCACTATGCTGGTACCAG ATATTTGAAACGGGGAGTCAACAAACGGGGTAGAGTAGCTAACGATGTTGAGACCGAGCAGATAGTCTTTGCAGATGCTAGCAATGGATCCCCGATGCAAATCAGTTCTGTGGTGCAAATACGGGGTTCGATCCCTCTCTTCTGGTCTCAGGAAGCCTCGCCATTGAACATGAAACCTGATATTATAT TATCACATAAGGATGCAATGTTTGAAGCCACTAAACTTCATTTTGACAATCTTGTCACGCGATACGGAAATCCGATAATTATACTGAACTTGATTAAG ACTCGTGAGAAAAGGCCCCGTGAAACTATTCTCCGAACCGAGTTCGCTAATGCTGTTAAGTCTATTAATCAAAATTTGAGTAAGGAGGAACAGCTGAGGTTTCTTCATTGGGATCTGCATCGACACTCAAGACG CAAGGCCACCAATGTGCTGTTGCAACTGGGAAAAGTGGCTGCGTTTGCATTGAAGCTAACTGGCATCTTCTACTGTCCAGTAACACCAAACATGAAGCTTGAGGGATTATTCCCATATTCCTTCTCTGA AAATAACAATATCATTGATGAAAACAAAGATGACAGTGGCGATGACGAGAGCAAAGATTACGGTGTCAAACCCAAGACACTTCAATCAGGCGTATTGAGGACAAACTGCATCGATTGTTTAGACCGCACCAATGTTGCACAATATGCTTATGGACTAGTTGCACTTGGAAGTCAGTTACAAGCATTAGGATTTACCGAAGACCCACATATTGATCTTGACAACCCTTTGGCAAAGGAAGTAATGTCAGCTTATGAGTCCATGGGAGACACATTAGCCTTTCAGTATGGCGGTTCTGCAGCGCACAACAAG ATATTTTCTGAAAGAAGAGGTCAATGGAAGGCAGCAGCACAATCCCAAGAACTTATTCGAACCATACAGCGTTATTACAACAATACATATTTGGATGGTGCTAAACAAAAAGCAATTAATAT ATTCTTGGGGCATTTTCAGCCACAGCAGGGAAAACCATTACTTTGGGAGCTCGATTCAGATCAACATTACAATGTTGGAAGTTATGGCCCGAATCTAGCCGATGGAATTGACGG GTCGTTTATTAGAAGATCACAATCCGATGGAGACATTATCAGCGAAAGTGATGCTACAATTAGGAATTTGCATGCTCCAGACTGTCAACACTCATTCAAAAATCCCGATAAACGGTCTCTTTTGGAGTCTACTTCAGACTCATTCACTTGTGGAAGTTCTATTTGCAATTGCAG GCAAATTTATGGAGGAACGGGAAAGGACAAATATAGTGAAAGCGATCACATTTGTTATGCGGAACATGAAGATGCATGTGATTGCTCCAATTTCCTTGACGTGGACTCGCTTTCTTCTGGAAATTCTTGTGAAGAGGAACTACTTGAAAG GTCAATCAGCATCGCCTCAGACAATATTGCGAACGATCAAATAACTGAGGTGCCTGCAAGTGAATCTGGACCTATTTTGAAG GAGAAGCAAAGTGAAGAAAAGCTCAACAAAAGTGGAAAACATACTGATAGCTTTGAAAAATGGGTGACTCATGGTGAGATGCTTTATGTTTGA
- the LOC131616457 gene encoding phosphoinositide phosphatase SAC2-like isoform X1, whose amino-acid sequence MEKSVGVVVDGVDSKSCYMQKFRLYETRSRFYMIGRDKSRTFWRVLKIDRLEASELNIVEDPTLYSEAECCDILKRIHDGNKSTGGLKFVTTCYGIIGFIKFLEPYYMLLITKRKKIGTICGHAVYAITKSEMVPIPHPSVRSKLAYSKDENRYKKLLCSMDLTKDFFYSYSYNIMLSLQKNLSGHNVVGQSLYETLFVWNEYLTRGIRNTLQNTSWTVALVYGFFKQVNLSISGREFNMIIIARRSRHYAGTRYLKRGVNKRGRVANDVETEQIVFADASNGSPMQISSVVQIRGSIPLFWSQEASPLNMKPDIILSHKDAMFEATKLHFDNLVTRYGNPIIILNLIKTREKRPRETILRTEFANAVKSINQNLSKEEQLRFLHWDLHRHSRRSKATNVLLQLGKVAAFALKLTGIFYCPVTPNMKLEGLFPYSFSENNNIIDENKDDSGDDESKDYGVKPKTLQSGVLRTNCIDCLDRTNVAQYAYGLVALGSQLQALGFTEDPHIDLDNPLAKEVMSAYESMGDTLAFQYGGSAAHNKIFSERRGQWKAAAQSQELIRTIQRYYNNTYLDGAKQKAINIFLGHFQPQQGKPLLWELDSDQHYNVGSYGPNLADGIDGSFIRRSQSDGDIISESDATIRNLHAPDCQHSFKNPDKRSLLESTSDSFTCGSSICNCRQIYGGTGKDKYSESDHICYAEHEDACDCSNFLDVDSLSSGNSCEEELLERSISIASDNIANDQITEVPASESGPILKEKQSEEKLNKSGKHTDSFEKWVTHGEMLYV is encoded by the exons ATGGAGAAAagtgttggtgttgttgttgatggAGTTGACTCCAAGTCTTGCTACATGCAGAAGTTTAGGCTCTATGAAACTCGTTCG AGATTCTACATGATTGGAAGAGACAAAAGCAGAACATTTTGGAGGGTCTTAAAGATCGACAGATTGGAGGCATCCGAGTTAAATATCGTCGAAGATCCTACATTATACTCAGAAGCCGAGTGTTGTGACATTTTGAAGCGTATTCATGACGGAAACAAGTCTACTGGGGGGCTTAAATTCGTAACAACATGCTATGGAATCATCG GATTTATCAAATTTCTTGAGCCATACTACATGCTGCTTATAACAAAACGGAAGAAGATTGGCACGATATGCGGACATGCTGTATACGCTATCACAAAGAGCGAAATGGTTCCGATTCCACATCCAAGTGTGCGATCGAAATTGGCATATTCTAAGGATgagaacag aTACAAGAAGCTTCTATGCAGTATGGATCTTACAAAGGACTTCTTTTACAGCTACTCCTACAACATCATGCTAAGTCTTCAAAAGAACTTATCTGGTCATAATGTTGTCGGACAATCACTTTATGAAACACTTTTTGTTTGGAATGAGTACTTAACTCGCGGAATCAGGAATACTCTCCAGAATACTTCCTGGACTGTTGCCTTAGTCTATGGCTTTTTTAAACAG GTTAACCTTTCTATATCTGGCCGTGAGTTCAACATGATAATTATTGCTAGGCGTTCAAGGCACTATGCTGGTACCAG ATATTTGAAACGGGGAGTCAACAAACGGGGTAGAGTAGCTAACGATGTTGAGACCGAGCAGATAGTCTTTGCAGATGCTAGCAATGGATCCCCGATGCAAATCAGTTCTGTGGTGCAAATACGGGGTTCGATCCCTCTCTTCTGGTCTCAGGAAGCCTCGCCATTGAACATGAAACCTGATATTATAT TATCACATAAGGATGCAATGTTTGAAGCCACTAAACTTCATTTTGACAATCTTGTCACGCGATACGGAAATCCGATAATTATACTGAACTTGATTAAG ACTCGTGAGAAAAGGCCCCGTGAAACTATTCTCCGAACCGAGTTCGCTAATGCTGTTAAGTCTATTAATCAAAATTTGAGTAAGGAGGAACAGCTGAGGTTTCTTCATTGGGATCTGCATCGACACTCAAGACG CAGCAAGGCCACCAATGTGCTGTTGCAACTGGGAAAAGTGGCTGCGTTTGCATTGAAGCTAACTGGCATCTTCTACTGTCCAGTAACACCAAACATGAAGCTTGAGGGATTATTCCCATATTCCTTCTCTGA AAATAACAATATCATTGATGAAAACAAAGATGACAGTGGCGATGACGAGAGCAAAGATTACGGTGTCAAACCCAAGACACTTCAATCAGGCGTATTGAGGACAAACTGCATCGATTGTTTAGACCGCACCAATGTTGCACAATATGCTTATGGACTAGTTGCACTTGGAAGTCAGTTACAAGCATTAGGATTTACCGAAGACCCACATATTGATCTTGACAACCCTTTGGCAAAGGAAGTAATGTCAGCTTATGAGTCCATGGGAGACACATTAGCCTTTCAGTATGGCGGTTCTGCAGCGCACAACAAG ATATTTTCTGAAAGAAGAGGTCAATGGAAGGCAGCAGCACAATCCCAAGAACTTATTCGAACCATACAGCGTTATTACAACAATACATATTTGGATGGTGCTAAACAAAAAGCAATTAATAT ATTCTTGGGGCATTTTCAGCCACAGCAGGGAAAACCATTACTTTGGGAGCTCGATTCAGATCAACATTACAATGTTGGAAGTTATGGCCCGAATCTAGCCGATGGAATTGACGG GTCGTTTATTAGAAGATCACAATCCGATGGAGACATTATCAGCGAAAGTGATGCTACAATTAGGAATTTGCATGCTCCAGACTGTCAACACTCATTCAAAAATCCCGATAAACGGTCTCTTTTGGAGTCTACTTCAGACTCATTCACTTGTGGAAGTTCTATTTGCAATTGCAG GCAAATTTATGGAGGAACGGGAAAGGACAAATATAGTGAAAGCGATCACATTTGTTATGCGGAACATGAAGATGCATGTGATTGCTCCAATTTCCTTGACGTGGACTCGCTTTCTTCTGGAAATTCTTGTGAAGAGGAACTACTTGAAAG GTCAATCAGCATCGCCTCAGACAATATTGCGAACGATCAAATAACTGAGGTGCCTGCAAGTGAATCTGGACCTATTTTGAAG GAGAAGCAAAGTGAAGAAAAGCTCAACAAAAGTGGAAAACATACTGATAGCTTTGAAAAATGGGTGACTCATGGTGAGATGCTTTATGTTTGA